One window from the genome of Streptococcus parasanguinis encodes:
- the glgA gene encoding glycogen synthase GlgA, translating into MKLLFVAAEGAPFSKTGGLGDVIGALPKSLAKSGHDVRVILPYYDMVEAKFGDQIEDVLHFETKVGWRSQYVGVKRIVRDGVTFYFIDNQHYFFRGHVYGDFDDGERFAFFQLAALETMERVDFIPDVLHAHDYHTAMIPFLLKEKYRWIQAYHGIKTVLTIHNLEFQGQFDPGMLWDLFGVGFERYADGTLRWNDCLNWMKAGILYADRVTTVSPSYAHEIMTAEYGCGLDQILRMESGKVTGIVNGIDADLYNPETDPLLTYHFSLSDLSGKAASKRALQERVGLPVRDDVPLFGIVSRLTRQKGFDVVVEELHQLLQKDIQIVLLGTGDPGFENAFAWFGQAYPDKLSANITFDVQLAQEIYAASDVFLMPSRFEPCGLSQMMAMRYGTLPLVHEVGGLRDTVQPYNAVDGSGTGFSFNNLSGYWFNWAVDEALAVYYNDKQAWYGLQEQAMTRDFSWDTASQRYNDLYQSL; encoded by the coding sequence ATGAAACTATTATTTGTTGCAGCTGAAGGAGCACCGTTTTCTAAAACAGGTGGTTTGGGAGACGTTATTGGCGCTCTTCCTAAATCCTTAGCGAAAAGTGGTCATGATGTGCGCGTGATCCTCCCTTACTATGATATGGTAGAGGCCAAGTTTGGAGATCAAATCGAAGATGTCTTGCATTTTGAGACCAAGGTTGGCTGGAGAAGTCAATATGTTGGTGTGAAACGCATTGTGCGCGATGGCGTCACCTTCTACTTTATTGATAACCAACACTATTTCTTTAGAGGACATGTGTATGGTGACTTCGATGATGGCGAACGCTTTGCCTTCTTCCAGCTCGCGGCCTTAGAAACGATGGAACGAGTTGACTTCATTCCAGATGTTCTTCATGCCCATGATTACCATACGGCGATGATTCCTTTCTTGCTGAAGGAAAAATACCGTTGGATTCAAGCTTATCATGGAATTAAAACAGTATTGACTATCCATAATTTGGAATTCCAAGGTCAGTTCGACCCAGGAATGTTGTGGGACCTATTCGGAGTTGGATTTGAACGCTATGCAGATGGAACGCTTCGGTGGAATGATTGCCTGAACTGGATGAAAGCTGGTATTCTATATGCTGACCGTGTAACAACCGTTTCTCCTAGCTATGCGCATGAGATTATGACTGCTGAATATGGTTGTGGCTTGGATCAGATCCTTCGAATGGAGTCTGGCAAGGTGACCGGAATTGTTAACGGGATTGATGCAGATCTGTATAATCCTGAAACGGATCCACTCTTGACGTATCACTTCAGTCTCTCAGATCTTTCAGGTAAAGCAGCTAGCAAACGAGCTCTTCAAGAACGTGTCGGTCTACCTGTTCGCGATGATGTTCCTTTGTTTGGGATCGTCTCTCGTTTGACACGTCAAAAAGGCTTTGACGTTGTGGTAGAAGAGTTGCATCAACTCTTGCAAAAGGATATTCAGATTGTCTTGCTCGGTACAGGAGATCCTGGATTTGAAAATGCCTTTGCTTGGTTTGGTCAAGCCTACCCAGATAAACTTTCAGCGAATATCACATTTGATGTCCAATTGGCCCAAGAAATCTATGCAGCGTCGGATGTCTTCTTGATGCCAAGCCGTTTTGAACCGTGTGGTCTTTCTCAAATGATGGCCATGCGTTATGGAACCCTTCCTTTAGTGCATGAAGTCGGCGGACTTCGAGATACGGTCCAACCGTATAATGCTGTTGATGGAAGTGGAACAGGCTTTAGCTTCAATAATTTGTCTGGCTATTGGTTTAACTGGGCAGTTGATGAAGCCTTGGCTGTCTACTACAATGACAAACAGGCTTGGTATGGTCTGCAAGAGCAAGCTATGACGCGTGACTTCTCATGGGATACGGCTAGTCAACGATACAATGATTTGTACCAATCCTTATAA
- the glgD gene encoding glucose-1-phosphate adenylyltransferase subunit GlgD → MKIDKYSAILGNTVGYHDMSTLTSHRPVASLPFDGKYRLIDFPLSSLANAGIRSVFGIFQQENISSVFDHIRSGREWGLSTLLSHYYLGIYNTPVENTTVGPEYYQQLLTYLKRSGSNQTVALNCDVLMNIDLNQVFHLHNSVDRPITVVYKKLHLQNISEVNAVLKIDETDHVTEQRLFDGKDPDEVYNMSTDVFIVDTPWLIEKIEEEAKKEYPQKLRYILRDLAVEYNAFAFEYTGYLANIHSVESYYHANLDMLENQKFMKLFSPNQKVYTKVKNEEPTYYSKTSHIKSSQFASGSIVEGTVERSVVSRRVHLHQGSEVRSSLLFPGVVIHENAIVEHAILDKGVEVAAGVTIRGTEEAPVVVKKGTIVTEDIV, encoded by the coding sequence ATGAAGATTGATAAATATTCAGCCATTTTAGGAAATACAGTTGGGTATCATGATATGTCCACTTTGACCAGCCATCGTCCGGTAGCCTCCCTACCGTTTGATGGGAAATACCGCTTGATTGACTTCCCATTGTCTAGCCTTGCGAATGCTGGTATTCGTAGTGTTTTTGGGATTTTCCAACAAGAAAATATTAGTTCGGTCTTTGACCATATTCGTTCAGGTCGTGAGTGGGGCTTGTCTACTTTATTGAGCCACTATTACCTCGGAATCTATAATACTCCAGTTGAAAATACAACGGTAGGGCCAGAATACTACCAACAATTATTGACCTATTTGAAACGGTCTGGTTCCAACCAAACAGTTGCTTTAAACTGTGATGTTTTGATGAATATTGACCTCAATCAAGTTTTCCACTTGCATAATAGCGTTGACCGTCCGATTACAGTTGTTTACAAAAAGTTGCATCTTCAAAATATCTCTGAAGTCAATGCTGTCTTGAAAATTGATGAAACAGACCATGTTACAGAGCAAAGACTTTTTGATGGCAAGGATCCTGACGAAGTCTACAACATGTCAACAGATGTCTTTATTGTGGACACTCCTTGGTTGATTGAAAAAATTGAAGAAGAAGCCAAGAAAGAATACCCACAAAAATTGCGCTATATCTTGCGTGATTTGGCAGTGGAATACAATGCTTTTGCCTTTGAATATACAGGCTACCTTGCCAATATTCATTCAGTGGAATCCTACTACCATGCAAACTTGGATATGTTGGAAAACCAAAAATTCATGAAGCTCTTTTCACCAAATCAAAAAGTGTATACGAAAGTGAAGAATGAAGAACCAACGTATTATTCCAAGACTTCACATATTAAATCGTCTCAATTTGCTTCGGGTAGTATTGTAGAAGGAACCGTTGAACGCTCCGTTGTTTCACGTCGGGTACACCTTCATCAAGGTTCAGAGGTCCGCAGTAGTCTTCTCTTCCCTGGTGTTGTGATTCATGAAAATGCAATCGTCGAACATGCCATCCTGGATAAGGGTGTCGAAGTGGCTGCTGGTGTGACGATTCGTGGGACAGAAGAAGCACCTGTCGTGGTTAAAAAAGGAACGATTGTTACAGAGGATATTGTCTAA
- a CDS encoding glucose-1-phosphate adenylyltransferase, whose product MKNEMLALILAGGQGTRLGKLTKNIAKPAVQFGGRYRIIDFALSNCANSGIHNVGVITQYQPLALNSHIGNGSSWGLDGINTGVSILQPYSASEGNRWFEGTSHAILQNIDYIDSINPEYVLILSGDHIYKMDYDDMLQAHKDNNASLTVAVLDVPLKEASRFGIMNTDANNRIVEFEEKPAEPKSTKASMGIYIFDWARLRNMLVAAEKSDIDMSDFGKNVIPTYLESGESVYAYEFNGYWKDVGTIESLWEANMEYIDPNNALDSRDRHWKIYSRNLISPPNFFGEHGHIEDSLVVDGCSVDGTVKHSILSTEAQVREGAVVEDAVVMSNAIIGKGAVVKRAIIGEGAVIAEGVVIDGTEKVQVVGYNEKVGVATDED is encoded by the coding sequence ATGAAGAATGAAATGCTCGCTTTAATTCTTGCCGGAGGGCAAGGAACACGTCTTGGAAAATTAACCAAAAACATCGCAAAACCTGCGGTTCAATTTGGTGGGCGCTATCGGATTATCGATTTTGCGCTATCAAACTGTGCCAACTCAGGAATTCACAATGTTGGTGTGATCACACAGTACCAACCACTGGCCCTTAACAGCCATATTGGGAATGGTTCCAGCTGGGGCTTGGATGGAATCAATACAGGTGTGTCTATTCTCCAACCTTATTCAGCTAGTGAAGGAAATCGGTGGTTCGAAGGAACTAGTCATGCGATTCTCCAAAATATCGACTATATCGACAGCATCAATCCGGAATATGTCTTGATTCTATCTGGGGACCACATCTACAAGATGGATTACGATGACATGCTTCAAGCACACAAGGATAATAACGCAAGCTTGACTGTTGCCGTCCTAGATGTCCCTTTGAAGGAAGCAAGCCGTTTTGGAATCATGAATACAGATGCTAATAATCGGATTGTCGAATTTGAAGAAAAACCAGCGGAACCAAAATCTACCAAGGCTTCCATGGGGATTTACATCTTTGACTGGGCTCGTCTGCGCAATATGTTGGTTGCTGCTGAAAAGAGCGATATCGATATGTCAGACTTCGGTAAAAATGTCATTCCAACTTATCTAGAATCAGGCGAAAGTGTTTATGCTTATGAATTCAATGGCTATTGGAAAGACGTTGGTACAATTGAGTCTCTTTGGGAAGCCAATATGGAATATATCGATCCAAATAATGCCTTGGATAGTCGCGATCGTCACTGGAAAATCTATTCACGCAACCTCATTTCTCCACCGAACTTCTTTGGGGAACATGGCCACATCGAAGATTCTCTTGTCGTCGATGGTTGTTCGGTAGACGGTACAGTCAAACACTCCATCTTATCAACAGAAGCTCAAGTTCGTGAAGGAGCAGTTGTCGAAGATGCTGTCGTGATGAGCAATGCCATTATCGGTAAAGGAGCTGTTGTGAAACGCGCGATTATTGGAGAAGGCGCAGTCATTGCAGAAGGTGTCGTGATTGATGGAACAGAGAAAGTACAAGTTGTCGGTTACAATGAAAAAGTGGGGGTAGCAACAGATGAAGATTGA
- the glgB gene encoding 1,4-alpha-glucan branching protein GlgB, with amino-acid sequence MDRSTDLWTFGRGDNFHLQEYLGAHKETRGEQEGFTFRVWAPNAQAVDLIGDFTDWEARKIPMVRNEGGVWEVFCSDAKEGDIYKYLVTRQNGHQVQKIDPLALWMEKRPNTGSIIKTIPEKNWKDGLWRARRKKLGFKERPVNIYEVHAGSWKRNEDHSSYTFKQLKEELIPYLVEMNYTHVEFMPVMAHPLGLSWGYQLMGYFALEQTYGSPEEFQDFVEECHLNNIGVIVDWVPGHFIINDDALAYYDGTPTFEYQDEHRAHNYGWGALNFDLGKNQVQSFLISSLKFWIDTYHLDGIRVDAVSNMLYLDYDSGPWTPNIDGGNLNYEGVHFLRRLNAIIKNEHPDVMMIAEESSAGQKITGPEEEGGLGFDYKWNMGWMNDILRFYEEDPIYRKFDFNLVTFSFMYAFSENFLLPFSHDEVVHGKKSLMHKMWGDRYNQFAGLRNLLTYQICHPGKKLLFMGSEFGQFLEWKSEEQLEWGNLEDEMNAKMRRFTSQLNHFYKEHKELWEIDDSFDGLEIIDADNRDQSVLSMIRKNRKGDLLVCVFNMAPVERKDFTIGVPVSAVYEEIWNTELEEWGGVWKEHNPTVQSQEGLWKDYEQTLTFTLPALGASIWKVKRKVRKTKSKTSDKK; translated from the coding sequence ATGGATAGAAGCACAGACTTATGGACATTTGGAAGAGGGGATAATTTCCATCTTCAAGAGTACTTAGGAGCTCACAAGGAAACAAGGGGAGAACAAGAAGGCTTTACCTTCCGTGTTTGGGCTCCCAATGCTCAGGCGGTGGATCTGATTGGTGATTTCACTGATTGGGAAGCTCGTAAAATTCCAATGGTTCGTAATGAAGGAGGCGTCTGGGAAGTCTTCTGTTCCGATGCAAAAGAGGGGGATATTTACAAGTATTTGGTGACTCGACAAAATGGTCATCAGGTGCAAAAAATCGATCCTCTAGCGTTATGGATGGAAAAGAGACCCAATACAGGATCTATTATTAAGACCATTCCAGAGAAAAACTGGAAAGATGGTCTCTGGAGAGCACGCCGCAAAAAACTTGGTTTTAAGGAACGACCTGTTAATATTTATGAGGTTCACGCAGGATCGTGGAAACGTAATGAGGATCACAGTTCCTATACCTTCAAACAACTAAAGGAAGAATTGATTCCATATTTGGTGGAGATGAACTACACCCACGTGGAATTTATGCCAGTGATGGCTCATCCATTGGGCTTGAGTTGGGGCTATCAGCTCATGGGATATTTTGCACTCGAGCAGACTTATGGTAGCCCAGAAGAGTTTCAAGACTTCGTGGAAGAATGCCACCTCAACAATATCGGAGTGATCGTGGATTGGGTACCAGGACATTTCATTATCAATGATGATGCCTTGGCTTATTATGATGGAACACCAACCTTTGAATACCAGGATGAACATCGGGCCCATAACTACGGATGGGGAGCCTTGAACTTCGATTTAGGGAAGAATCAAGTCCAGTCATTCTTGATTTCTAGTTTGAAGTTTTGGATTGATACCTATCATTTAGATGGGATTCGGGTCGATGCTGTGAGCAATATGCTCTATCTTGACTACGATAGTGGTCCATGGACACCAAATATTGATGGTGGAAACCTCAACTACGAAGGCGTTCATTTCCTTAGACGGTTGAATGCGATTATCAAGAACGAACACCCAGATGTCATGATGATTGCAGAAGAAAGTTCTGCTGGTCAAAAGATCACGGGTCCTGAAGAAGAAGGTGGACTTGGCTTTGACTATAAATGGAATATGGGTTGGATGAATGATATCCTTCGATTCTACGAAGAAGATCCCATCTACCGGAAATTTGACTTTAACCTGGTAACCTTTAGTTTCATGTATGCATTTTCTGAAAACTTCTTACTACCATTTTCACACGATGAAGTGGTGCATGGTAAGAAGAGTTTGATGCATAAGATGTGGGGAGATCGTTACAATCAATTTGCTGGACTCCGTAACCTCTTGACCTATCAGATTTGCCATCCAGGTAAGAAATTACTCTTTATGGGTTCAGAATTTGGTCAATTTTTGGAATGGAAGTCAGAAGAGCAACTGGAATGGGGCAATCTAGAGGATGAAATGAATGCTAAGATGCGTCGTTTTACTTCTCAGCTCAATCATTTCTACAAAGAACACAAGGAATTGTGGGAGATTGATGATAGCTTTGATGGCTTGGAGATTATAGATGCAGATAACCGGGATCAGAGCGTCTTGTCTATGATCCGGAAAAATCGTAAAGGCGATCTTCTGGTGTGCGTCTTCAATATGGCACCAGTAGAACGCAAGGACTTTACGATTGGTGTGCCTGTATCAGCGGTCTATGAAGAAATTTGGAATACAGAATTAGAAGAATGGGGAGGTGTCTGGAAAGAGCACAATCCGACAGTTCAGTCTCAAGAGGGACTATGGAAGGATTATGAACAAACCTTGACCTTTACTTTGCCGGCTTTAGGAGCTAGTATTTGGAAGGTGAAACGGAAGGTTCGCAAAACGAAATCTAAAACATCAGATAAGAAATGA
- the ptsP gene encoding phosphoenolpyruvate--protein phosphotransferase: MTKMLKGIAASDGVAVAKAYLLIQPDLSFETVSVEDTSAEEARLDAALEASQNELSLIRENAVASLGEEAAQVFDAHMMVLADPEMIGQIKETIRTKKINAEAGLKEVTDMFIAIFEGMEDNPYMQERAADIRDVTKRVLANLLGKKLPNPASINEEAIVVAHDLTPSDTAQLNKKYVKAFVTNIGGRTSHSAIMARTLEIAAVLGTNNITELVKDGDVLAVSGITGEVVINPTEEQIAEFKAAGEAYAKQKAEWALLKDAKTVTADGKHFELAANIGTPKDVEGVNDNGAEAVGLYRTEFLYMDSQDFPTEDDQYEAYKAVLEGMNGKPVVVRTMDIGGDKELPYFDLPKEMNPFLGFRALRISISETGNQMFRTQLRALLRASVHGKLRIMFPMVALLTEFRTAKGILEEEKAKLLAEGVAVADDIQVGIMIEIPAAAMLADQFAKEVDFFSIGTNDLIQYTMAADRMNEQVSYLYQPYNPSILRLINNVIKAAHAEGKWAGMCGEMAGDQTAVPLLVGMGLDEFSMSATSVLRTRSLMKKLDTAKMQEYANRALTECSTMEEVLELSKEYVNVD, from the coding sequence ATGACAAAAATGCTAAAAGGAATTGCAGCATCTGACGGTGTTGCCGTTGCTAAGGCATATTTGCTCATTCAACCAGACTTATCATTTGAGACTGTTTCAGTCGAAGATACAAGTGCAGAAGAAGCTCGTTTGGATGCAGCTCTTGAAGCTTCACAAAACGAGCTTTCTCTTATTCGGGAGAATGCAGTAGCAAGCCTTGGTGAAGAAGCAGCGCAAGTTTTTGATGCGCATATGATGGTTCTTGCTGACCCTGAAATGATTGGTCAGATCAAAGAAACGATTCGTACGAAAAAAATCAATGCAGAAGCTGGCTTGAAAGAAGTCACTGACATGTTCATTGCGATCTTTGAAGGAATGGAAGACAATCCTTACATGCAAGAACGTGCAGCAGATATTCGTGACGTTACCAAACGTGTCCTTGCCAACTTGCTTGGTAAGAAATTGCCAAACCCTGCTTCTATCAATGAAGAAGCAATCGTGGTTGCGCATGACTTGACTCCATCTGATACAGCACAGTTGAACAAAAAGTATGTAAAAGCTTTTGTCACGAATATCGGTGGACGTACAAGTCACTCAGCTATCATGGCTCGTACACTTGAAATCGCAGCTGTTCTTGGTACAAATAACATTACAGAACTTGTCAAAGATGGCGATGTTTTGGCTGTTTCAGGGATCACTGGTGAAGTTGTGATCAACCCTACTGAAGAACAAATCGCAGAGTTCAAAGCAGCTGGTGAAGCTTATGCTAAACAAAAAGCTGAATGGGCTCTCCTTAAAGATGCGAAAACAGTGACTGCTGATGGAAAACACTTCGAGTTGGCTGCTAACATCGGTACACCTAAAGATGTTGAAGGTGTGAACGATAACGGTGCAGAAGCTGTTGGTCTCTATCGTACAGAATTCTTGTACATGGATTCTCAAGACTTCCCAACTGAAGATGACCAATATGAAGCTTACAAAGCAGTTCTTGAAGGTATGAACGGTAAACCTGTTGTCGTTCGTACAATGGATATCGGTGGGGATAAAGAACTCCCTTACTTTGATCTTCCTAAAGAAATGAACCCATTCTTAGGTTTCCGTGCTTTGCGTATCTCTATCTCTGAGACAGGTAACCAAATGTTCCGTACACAATTGCGTGCCTTGCTTCGTGCATCTGTTCACGGTAAATTGCGGATCATGTTCCCAATGGTTGCTTTGTTGACTGAGTTCCGTACAGCTAAAGGTATTCTTGAAGAAGAAAAGGCTAAATTGCTTGCGGAAGGTGTTGCTGTTGCAGACGATATCCAAGTAGGGATCATGATTGAAATCCCAGCTGCAGCAATGCTTGCGGATCAATTTGCTAAGGAAGTTGATTTTTTCTCAATTGGTACAAACGACTTGATCCAATACACAATGGCTGCTGACCGTATGAACGAACAAGTTTCATACCTTTACCAACCATATAACCCATCTATCCTTCGTTTGATCAACAACGTGATCAAAGCGGCGCACGCTGAAGGCAAATGGGCAGGTATGTGTGGTGAAATGGCCGGTGACCAAACTGCTGTTCCACTTCTTGTCGGAATGGGCTTGGATGAGTTCTCTATGTCAGCGACATCTGTCCTTCGTACACGTAGCTTAATGAAGAAACTCGACACAGCTAAAATGCAAGAATACGCTAATCGTGCTCTGACTGAATGTTCAACAATGGAAGAAGTTCTTGAACTTTCAAAAGAATACGTGAACGTAGACTAA
- a CDS encoding phosphocarrier protein HPr has translation MASKDFHIVAETGIHARPATLLVQTASKFASDITLEYKGKSVNLKSIMGVMSLGVGQGADVVISAEGADADDAIAAISETMTKEGLA, from the coding sequence ATGGCTTCTAAAGATTTCCACATCGTGGCAGAAACAGGTATCCACGCACGTCCAGCAACTTTGTTGGTTCAAACTGCTAGCAAATTTGCTTCAGATATTACTCTTGAATACAAAGGTAAATCAGTTAACTTGAAATCAATCATGGGTGTTATGAGCCTTGGTGTTGGTCAAGGAGCAGACGTTGTAATCTCTGCAGAAGGTGCTGACGCTGATGATGCTATCGCAGCTATTTCAGAAACAATGACTAAAGAAGGATTGGCTTAA
- the nrdH gene encoding glutaredoxin-like protein NrdH: MVTIYSKNNCVQCKMTKRFLDSNHVEYREINLDEQPEFVEHVKNLGFNAAPVIQTPDEVFSGFQPAKLKKLS, encoded by the coding sequence ATGGTAACCATTTATTCAAAAAATAATTGTGTTCAATGCAAAATGACCAAGCGATTCCTCGATAGCAATCACGTGGAATACCGCGAAATTAACTTAGATGAACAGCCGGAATTTGTAGAGCATGTTAAGAACCTTGGTTTCAATGCTGCTCCAGTTATTCAAACACCGGATGAAGTATTTTCTGGTTTTCAACCAGCTAAGTTGAAGAAACTTTCTTAA
- the nrdE gene encoding class 1b ribonucleoside-diphosphate reductase subunit alpha, which yields MGLKSLEDVTYFRLNNEINRPVNGQIMLHKDKEALDAFFKENVVPNTKAFDSITDKIQYLLEHNYIERAFIEKYRPEFLEELAQFIKDQNFQFKSFMAAYKFYNQYALKTNDGEYYLESMEDRVFFNALYFADGNEEIAKDIANEIIHQRYQPATPSFLNAGRARRGELVSCFLIQVTDDMNAIGRSINSALQLSRIGGGVGISLSNLREAGAPIKGYEGAASGVVPVMKLFEDSFSYSNQLGQRQGAGAVYLNVFHPDIIAFLSTKKENADEKVRVKTLSLGVVVPDKFYELARKNEEMYLFSPYSVEREYGVPFNYIDITEKYDELVANPNIRKTKIKARDLETEISKLQQESGYPYVVNIDTANRANPVDGKIIMSNLCSEILQVQEPSLINDAQEFIKMGTDVSCNLGSTNVVNMMTSPDFGRSIRAMVRALTFVTDSSHIVAVPTIDHGNSQAHTFGLGAMGLHSYLAQQLIEYGSPESVEFTSIYFMLMNYWTLVESNNIARERGVTFHNFEKSDYANGTYFDKYTTGAFVPKSDRVKELFKDIFIPSAEDWAELRAKVQADGLYHQNRLAVAPNGSISYINDVSASIHPITQRIEERQEKKIGKIYYPAAGLSTETIPYYTSAYDMDMRKVIDVYAAATEHVDQGLSLTLFMRSDIPKGLYEWKTENKQTTRDLSILRNYAFNKGIKSIYYVRTFTDDGGEVGANQCESCVI from the coding sequence ATGGGATTAAAATCTCTTGAAGATGTGACGTATTTTCGTCTTAACAATGAAATCAACCGTCCAGTAAACGGCCAAATCATGCTTCATAAGGATAAAGAAGCTTTGGATGCGTTCTTTAAAGAAAATGTTGTACCAAATACTAAAGCCTTTGACTCGATTACAGACAAGATTCAGTACCTTCTCGAGCACAATTACATTGAGAGAGCTTTTATCGAGAAATACCGTCCTGAATTTTTGGAAGAATTGGCCCAATTTATCAAAGATCAAAACTTCCAATTCAAGTCCTTCATGGCTGCCTATAAATTCTATAACCAGTATGCTCTGAAAACAAATGATGGAGAATACTATCTAGAAAGCATGGAAGACCGTGTCTTCTTCAATGCCCTCTACTTTGCGGATGGAAATGAAGAAATTGCGAAAGACATCGCAAATGAAATCATTCACCAACGCTACCAACCAGCTACTCCTTCTTTCTTGAATGCTGGACGTGCCCGCCGTGGAGAATTAGTTTCATGTTTCTTGATCCAGGTAACCGACGACATGAATGCGATCGGTCGTTCCATCAACTCTGCCCTTCAACTTTCACGTATCGGTGGTGGGGTTGGAATCTCCCTCAGCAACCTTCGCGAAGCTGGCGCACCGATCAAGGGCTATGAAGGAGCTGCTTCTGGGGTCGTTCCAGTTATGAAACTCTTCGAAGATAGCTTCTCTTACTCTAACCAATTGGGACAACGCCAAGGGGCCGGGGCCGTTTACCTCAACGTCTTCCACCCAGACATCATCGCCTTCCTTTCTACTAAGAAAGAAAACGCCGATGAAAAAGTTCGTGTCAAGACTCTTTCACTTGGTGTCGTCGTACCAGACAAGTTCTACGAGTTGGCGCGTAAAAATGAAGAAATGTACCTCTTCAGCCCTTACTCTGTAGAGCGTGAATACGGAGTGCCATTCAACTACATTGACATCACTGAAAAATACGATGAGTTGGTTGCTAATCCAAACATCCGCAAGACAAAAATTAAGGCGCGTGATTTGGAAACTGAAATTTCTAAATTGCAACAAGAATCTGGTTACCCATATGTAGTTAACATCGATACTGCTAACCGTGCAAACCCTGTTGATGGCAAGATCATCATGAGTAACTTGTGTTCAGAGATCCTCCAGGTTCAAGAGCCAAGCTTGATCAACGATGCTCAAGAATTCATTAAAATGGGGACAGACGTCTCATGTAACCTTGGTTCAACCAACGTAGTCAACATGATGACCTCACCTGACTTTGGTCGTTCGATTCGTGCCATGGTTCGTGCTTTGACCTTCGTCACAGATAGCTCCCACATTGTAGCTGTTCCTACAATCGACCACGGAAACAGCCAAGCGCATACCTTTGGTCTTGGAGCTATGGGACTTCACAGCTACCTTGCGCAACAATTGATTGAATACGGATCACCTGAGTCTGTCGAGTTCACCAGCATCTACTTCATGCTCATGAACTACTGGACTCTCGTAGAATCAAACAACATTGCGCGCGAACGTGGTGTTACCTTCCACAACTTTGAAAAATCAGACTATGCCAACGGTACTTACTTTGATAAGTACACGACTGGAGCATTTGTACCAAAATCTGATCGTGTCAAAGAACTCTTTAAAGATATCTTTATCCCAAGTGCAGAGGATTGGGCAGAACTGCGTGCTAAAGTTCAAGCAGATGGTCTTTACCACCAAAACCGCCTAGCTGTCGCACCAAATGGATCTATCAGCTACATCAATGACGTATCTGCTTCTATCCACCCAATTACACAACGGATTGAAGAACGTCAAGAGAAGAAAATCGGTAAGATCTACTACCCTGCAGCAGGATTGTCAACGGAAACGATTCCTTACTACACTTCTGCCTACGACATGGATATGCGAAAAGTCATCGATGTCTATGCTGCCGCAACTGAGCATGTAGACCAAGGTCTTTCACTGACTCTCTTTATGCGCAGCGATATTCCAAAGGGTCTTTACGAATGGAAAACTGAAAACAAACAAACCACTCGTGACTTGTCTATCCTTCGGAACTACGCCTTTAACAAGGGTATCAAGTCTATCTACTACGTCCGTACCTTTACAGATGATGGTGGAGAAGTTGGCGCCAACCAATGTGAAAGCTGTGTCATCTAA